The sequence GTCCATGGCAGATGTCCCCAATGCCATGCCAGACTGCACGGTATTTTCGTCTGATCAGGCAAACAGTCGGGATGCATGGGCCAGGGATGGCCTTTGGGGATAAAAAAGGCTTGTTTACCAGCCAAAAAATAACTATCCGTGCCATGTTCATCAATTTTATCCACGGAGCCTGTCATGCATGAACTGTCCATAGCCGAAGGGTTGCTCGACATCATCAAGGAAGAGATGGCCAAGAACAACGTGACCAAGCTGTTGTCCATCAAGATCGTTCACGGTCAGATGGCTTCCGTGGTCCCCGAGGCCCTGGACATGGCATTCAAGGCCTTGACCGTGGATACCCCCATGGAGGGGGTCCGGCTGGAAATGGAAGAGATTCCCACCAGGGTCAGATGCTGCCAATGCAAATTGGAATTCTCCCCTGTTGAGGATGATATCTACCTGATGACCTGTCCCCAATGCGGGGCGGAATTGGGCCATGAAATCCTCAGCGGAAAAGAATTGTATATTGAAAGTATTGAGGCCGAATAAACCGGATCAGGCGCACCCAGCCCGGGAAATTCATTCCGGTTCATTGAAACCGGTCCGGCCTGATCATCCCACGTTGTCCGCACAAGACCAGCAAGGAGAGAAGCTACATGGAAATACCCGTTATCAGAAACATCCTCGAAGCCAATGACCGCATCTCCGAACAATTGAGAAACATGTTTCGGCAGATGCACATCCTCACCCTCAATCTCATGAGCTCCCCGGGATCGGGCAAGACCACTCTTCTTGAAAGAACCCTCACCGACCTCAAGGAAGAATTCACCATGGCGGTCATCGAAGGTGACGTCATGACTTCCAACGACGCCAAACGGGTTGCGGCAACAGGAGCCCAGGCCCTGCAGATCAATACCGATGGCGGGTGTCATCTGGACAGTTCCATGGTGCTGCAGGCCTGCAATCAGATGCAACTTGACGATACGGACATCTTGTTCGTGGAAAATGTGGGCAATCTGGTCTGTCCGGCGGAATTCGAAGTGGGAGAGGATTACAAGGTAACCATCCTGAGCGTCACCGAAGGGGATGATAAGCCTGAAAAATATCCCCTCATGTTTGCCGAATCCAAGGTCATGATCCTGAACAAGATTGATCTGCTCCCCTATGTGGATTTCAGCCTGGAGCGGGCCACCCGCTTTGCCAGCCAGCTGAACAAGGATATCAAGGTATTTCCGGTTTCCGCACGCACCGGCGAAGGCATGGATGCCTGGTATGAGTGGCTTCGTCAGGAAGTGGCGACCAAAAAAGCCTAACATCTACCCGGAAACGGGCTCCAATTATGCATTTTCCCAAGGAACTGCCGTGTGAGGCCATTTTGGACAGTATTGGTGACGGGGTATTCACCGTGGATCTGGAATGGAACATCACCTACTTCAACACGGCAGCTTCCCGGATCACCAAGATCGCGCCAGAGGATGCCAGGGGCAGAAAATGCTGGGAAGTTTTCAGATCAAGCATTTGTGACGGAGCATGCGCCCTTGGACGAAGCATGGAACAACAGCAGCCCATTGCCAACAAGTCCATCTTCATCATCCGCCCTGACGGCAAAAAGATTCCCGTGAGCATCAGCGCAGCCCCCCTGCACGACAGGCAGGGACGAATCATTGGCGGAGTCGAAACTTTCAGGGATTTGAGTGCCATTGCCCAGATGCGCCGCAGCCTCAGGGGCAAGTACACCTTTGAGGATATTGTCGGTAAAAGCCCGGCCATTTCCAAAATTTTCGCCATCTTGCCGCAAATTGCCAAAAATCCGGCCACGGTACTGCTTACCGGAGAATCAGGAACCGGCAAGGAACTCTTTGCCAGGGCCATTCACAACCTGAGCCCCCGAAAATCCGGCCCCCTCGTATGCGTCAATTGCGGCGCCCTTCCGGAAAATCTGCTGGAATCGGAACTCTTCGGCTACAAGGCCGGTGCCTTTACTGACGCCAAAAAGGACAAACCCGGCCGCTTCAAGCTCGCCCATGGGGGCACCCTCTTTCTGGATGAAATCGGGGACATGCCCCTTTCCATCCAGGTGAAGCTTCTCAGGGTGCTTCAGGAAAAAACCTATGAACCCCTTGGTGCCACCCGCAGCGAAAAAACGGACGTCCGGATCATTGCGGCATCCAACAAGAACCTCATGGACCTGGTCCAGCAGGAACGCTTCCGTCTGGATCTCTACTACCGTCTCAATGTGGTCCAGCTGGAACTGCCGCCTTTGAGAAAACGGCGGGAAGATCTTCCCCTGCTCATTGATCACTTCATCCAGCGGCTCAATCTTCTCCAGGGAAAGGACATTCTGGGTGTCTCGGAAGACGTGCTCGCCCTGCTCATGCGTTGCGACTTCCCGGGAAACATCAGGGAACTGGAAAATATCCTCGAGTATGCGTTCATCCTGTGTTCCTCGGGATTCATCCAGGTGGAACATCTTCCGGAATATCTGCAGCCCAATCAGCCCGCCCCGCCGTCTGCCCATGATGCAGCATCATCCCCCAGGACACTGGAGGATATCAAATGCAAGGCGGTTATGGACGCTCTTGCCCGCAACAAGGGCAAAAAGATGCAAACCTGCCGAGAACTGGGCATTTCCAAGGATACCCTGCGCCGCATGCTCGCACGTTGCTCCCAGGCATCAGCTCCTCACAACCAGAACCGCAATCAGGGACACAAATCATGAAACGTGACCATCAGGATATGTTCACCTCCATGCCCCTTTGTCCCCTGGGCATCCCCCATCTTCTTCTGGGCATCTATATCCTGATTTTTCTTCTTCTGGGATATGCCCCCTACGACCGGGGAGTCTGGGTGGCCGAAAATCTGCCCATAGTGCTCATTGTTCTCGGCCTGGTTCTGACCTTCAGGAAACACCGGTTCTCGGACACAGCCTACGGCCTCATGGCGGTTTTGATCTTTTTGCATACCATCGGGGCCCATTACACCTTTTCCCGGGTTCCTTTTGACCTGATCACGGATACCTTCGGGTTCACACGCAACCATTTTGACCGCATCGCCCATTTCAGCGTGGGCTTTTACGCCTTTGCCGCTGCCGAGCTTCTCCTGCACCGCCGATGGGTCGTCTCCAGAACCATCCTCATGCTGTTTCCCCTTTTCTTCATCTTTTTCGTGGCTGCCGGGTATGAAATCCTGGAATGGATCTTTGTGATGATCATGGACCCTGATGCCGGAATGGCCTTCCTCGGTGTTCAGGGAGATCCCTGGGATGCGCAAAAGGATATGCTCGCCGACGGTTTGGGCGCCATCACCGCCCTGATCCTCTTTGGGGCCATGCATTACCGGGAAATCAGGGATCTGCCATCAGCATTTGCCTCCACCAGACCCCACTAACCCCGCTTCTATTCCATGCGCCGCCGGTACAGGCTTCGCATCAGCCGTCGGAGACCAAAGGCTTGGGGCTGCAGATTTTGGGGCACCTCAAATCCGTCCAGGACAAAATCCCGTGGAGTCATCCAGGGATACACCACGTTTTCGGGAAATGCCCCGGCAATATCCTGACGCACACATTCCCTCCAGATGGGCACATCCCTGGGCTGCAACCCCAACATTTCATAAACAGCCGTATCCAATGCAACGGTATCCATACTGGCACCCACCATGGAGCAGTCAAAAGGTTCCCCATGGGTCGGCCCGGTTTTGTGCATGGCAATGATGCCGTCCACAAGAGAAAGGGTGGGGGGAAGCGCGCGCATGAGATGGACAAAAAAGGCAGGAAACTGCCCCTTGCGGTCGCCGTGCCTGCAGTGGATAAGGGGTTTCCTGAATCCGCAAACCGTACCGAAAAGATTTTTCACGCCTGCGGATATACGCATCTGACAATGAGCCTTGAGCTTGGGAAGATTGACCACCAAAGCGGCTTCCAGGGCCTTGCGGGAAATTCCGGAAGTAAAATGACCGAAATGTTTGGTAACCGGAACGTCCAGGGTCACCAGTTCCACATCCAGATCCTGAAGAGCTTCCAGCAGACCGCAGGCTTTGGCAACCTTGCGGGCCGAACCAAAGGCCGGTGAATCACCAATGACCCCGCGACATCCCTTGGAAAGAAAATACCTGGCCACCGCCCGCACCACGGCCGGATGGGTGCAGGCAAGGGTTGCCTTGCGCGAGGAAATCAGATTGGGCTTGATGAGCACATAGCCGGTGGAAGGGACAACAACCGGCAGAGCCTCCAGAAGCCGAAATACCACCGGCTCCACATGTTCATAGGAATCAACCTGCTGTAAAAAGACTTTCATCATCACCCCCCCCAAGACGTCCCTGGTTGCGCCATAAAAAAAATCCCGGAAGAAATCTTCCGGGATTGCAAGCGCCATGCATGAAAAGTTATTGGGCAGCCGCAGCAAATTCCTTCTGGATATCATCAAGAAGCTGCCGGGCCTGAAGAATCTTGGCGGCCTGTTCCTTGGATGCGGCCTGAGTGCCCAGATAGGCGGCCTTGTTGGCCATTTCCTGGGTCATGGTGCCCATGAGCATGTATTTGGTTTTTTGAGGCAGGGTCTTGAGGGCGGCAACATCCTGTTCAAGGGTCACCACACGTGATTGCAGACCGTTTAAGGCCTCCACCTTGTGCCTGAGTTCGGTAAAATTCTGCCTGAACCCGAAATAAAAAACCACCAGCAATATGATGGACATGATGGAGATGGCAATGGCCACCTTGCCCGAATCCTTGCGGGTGTCGATCAAGTCCTTTTGCACGTCTTCGGCGTAGTTCACACTCTGATTTTCCGTCTGCATATCCTGTTCACGGGCTTCCATTCTTCTCTCCCTTTACTCGGCACATATCAGGTACATCTGGCTGCGGCCAACCGGCCATGAAT comes from Desulfoplanes formicivorans and encodes:
- the hypB gene encoding hydrogenase nickel incorporation protein HypB, with translation MEIPVIRNILEANDRISEQLRNMFRQMHILTLNLMSSPGSGKTTLLERTLTDLKEEFTMAVIEGDVMTSNDAKRVAATGAQALQINTDGGCHLDSSMVLQACNQMQLDDTDILFVENVGNLVCPAEFEVGEDYKVTILSVTEGDDKPEKYPLMFAESKVMILNKIDLLPYVDFSLERATRFASQLNKDIKVFPVSARTGEGMDAWYEWLRQEVATKKA
- a CDS encoding DUF2238 domain-containing protein — translated: MKRDHQDMFTSMPLCPLGIPHLLLGIYILIFLLLGYAPYDRGVWVAENLPIVLIVLGLVLTFRKHRFSDTAYGLMAVLIFLHTIGAHYTFSRVPFDLITDTFGFTRNHFDRIAHFSVGFYAFAAAELLLHRRWVVSRTILMLFPLFFIFFVAAGYEILEWIFVMIMDPDAGMAFLGVQGDPWDAQKDMLADGLGAITALILFGAMHYREIRDLPSAFASTRPH
- a CDS encoding hydrogenase maturation nickel metallochaperone HypA/HybF, translated to MHELSIAEGLLDIIKEEMAKNNVTKLLSIKIVHGQMASVVPEALDMAFKALTVDTPMEGVRLEMEEIPTRVRCCQCKLEFSPVEDDIYLMTCPQCGAELGHEILSGKELYIESIEAE
- a CDS encoding DUF362 domain-containing protein, whose product is MKVFLQQVDSYEHVEPVVFRLLEALPVVVPSTGYVLIKPNLISSRKATLACTHPAVVRAVARYFLSKGCRGVIGDSPAFGSARKVAKACGLLEALQDLDVELVTLDVPVTKHFGHFTSGISRKALEAALVVNLPKLKAHCQMRISAGVKNLFGTVCGFRKPLIHCRHGDRKGQFPAFFVHLMRALPPTLSLVDGIIAMHKTGPTHGEPFDCSMVGASMDTVALDTAVYEMLGLQPRDVPIWRECVRQDIAGAFPENVVYPWMTPRDFVLDGFEVPQNLQPQAFGLRRLMRSLYRRRME
- a CDS encoding sigma-54 interaction domain-containing protein; translation: MHFPKELPCEAILDSIGDGVFTVDLEWNITYFNTAASRITKIAPEDARGRKCWEVFRSSICDGACALGRSMEQQQPIANKSIFIIRPDGKKIPVSISAAPLHDRQGRIIGGVETFRDLSAIAQMRRSLRGKYTFEDIVGKSPAISKIFAILPQIAKNPATVLLTGESGTGKELFARAIHNLSPRKSGPLVCVNCGALPENLLESELFGYKAGAFTDAKKDKPGRFKLAHGGTLFLDEIGDMPLSIQVKLLRVLQEKTYEPLGATRSEKTDVRIIAASNKNLMDLVQQERFRLDLYYRLNVVQLELPPLRKRREDLPLLIDHFIQRLNLLQGKDILGVSEDVLALLMRCDFPGNIRELENILEYAFILCSSGFIQVEHLPEYLQPNQPAPPSAHDAASSPRTLEDIKCKAVMDALARNKGKKMQTCRELGISKDTLRRMLARCSQASAPHNQNRNQGHKS